One region of Streptomyces leeuwenhoekii genomic DNA includes:
- a CDS encoding urease subunit alpha — MPEISRAAYADLFGPTTGDRIRLADTDLLVEIEEDRSGGPGLAGEEAVFGGGKVVRESMGQSRATRAEGTPDTVVTGAVIIDHWGVVKADVGIRDGRITGIGKAGNPDTMDGVHPELVIGPETEIIAGNGRILTAGAVDAHVHFICPQVTDEALASGVTTLVGGGTGPAEGSKATTVTPGPWHLARMLEALEARPVNIGLLGKGNTVSHEAMLSQIRGGAAGLKIHEDWGATPAAIDAALTVADRTGVQVAIHTDTLNEAGFVGDTLAAIGGRGIHAYHTEGAGGGHAPDIMTVVSEPHVLPSSTNPTRPFTVNTVEEHLDMLMVCHHLNPAVPEDLAFAESRIRPSTIGAEDVLHDLGAISIISSDSQAMGRVGEVILRTWQTAHVMKRRRGALPGDGRADNHRVRRYVAKYTINPALAQGMAREIGSVETGKLADLVLWEPAFFGVKPLLVLKAGQIAYAQMGDANASIPTPQPVLPRPMYGAIGRAPAANSVNFVAPAAIEDGLPERLGLGKRFVAIDSTRGVTKADMRENDARPEVRIDPDSFAVHIDGELVEAAPAVELPMAQRYFLF; from the coding sequence ATGCCTGAGATCTCGCGTGCCGCCTACGCCGACCTGTTCGGCCCCACCACCGGCGACCGCATCCGGCTGGCCGACACCGACCTCCTCGTCGAGATCGAGGAGGACCGCAGCGGCGGCCCCGGACTCGCCGGGGAAGAGGCCGTGTTCGGCGGCGGCAAGGTCGTCCGGGAGTCCATGGGCCAGTCCCGGGCCACCCGCGCCGAGGGCACCCCGGACACCGTCGTCACCGGTGCCGTGATCATCGATCACTGGGGCGTCGTCAAGGCCGACGTCGGCATCCGCGACGGCCGCATCACCGGCATCGGCAAGGCGGGCAACCCCGACACCATGGACGGGGTGCACCCCGAGCTCGTCATCGGGCCCGAGACCGAGATCATCGCCGGCAACGGGCGGATCCTCACCGCCGGAGCCGTCGACGCGCACGTCCACTTCATCTGCCCGCAGGTCACCGACGAGGCGCTGGCTTCCGGCGTCACCACCCTGGTCGGCGGCGGCACCGGACCGGCCGAGGGGTCGAAGGCCACCACCGTCACCCCCGGCCCCTGGCACCTGGCCCGGATGCTGGAGGCGCTGGAGGCCCGCCCGGTCAACATCGGCCTGCTCGGCAAGGGCAACACCGTCTCCCACGAGGCGATGCTGTCGCAGATCCGGGGCGGGGCCGCCGGGCTGAAGATCCACGAGGACTGGGGGGCCACCCCGGCCGCCATCGACGCCGCCCTCACCGTCGCCGACCGCACCGGCGTCCAGGTCGCCATCCACACGGACACCCTGAACGAGGCCGGTTTCGTCGGCGACACGCTCGCGGCGATCGGCGGCCGCGGCATCCACGCCTACCACACCGAGGGCGCGGGCGGCGGGCACGCCCCGGACATCATGACCGTGGTCTCCGAGCCGCATGTGCTGCCCAGCTCCACCAACCCGACCCGGCCCTTCACCGTCAACACCGTCGAGGAGCACCTCGACATGCTGATGGTGTGCCACCACCTCAATCCCGCGGTCCCCGAGGACCTGGCGTTCGCCGAGTCCCGCATCCGGCCGTCGACGATCGGGGCCGAGGACGTCCTCCACGACCTGGGCGCCATCTCGATCATCTCCTCCGACTCCCAGGCCATGGGCCGCGTCGGCGAGGTGATCCTGCGGACCTGGCAGACCGCGCACGTGATGAAGCGGCGGCGCGGCGCGCTGCCCGGCGACGGACGGGCCGACAACCACCGCGTCCGCCGCTATGTCGCCAAGTACACGATCAACCCGGCCCTGGCCCAGGGCATGGCCCGTGAGATCGGCTCCGTGGAGACCGGCAAGCTCGCCGACCTGGTGCTGTGGGAACCGGCGTTCTTCGGCGTCAAGCCGCTGCTCGTCCTCAAGGCCGGGCAGATCGCGTACGCGCAGATGGGCGATGCCAACGCCTCCATCCCGACCCCGCAGCCGGTCCTGCCGCGCCCGATGTACGGCGCGATCGGACGGGCGCCCGCCGCCAACTCCGTCAACTTCGTCGCCCCCGCGGCGATCGAGGACGGGCTGCCCGAGCGGCTGGGGCTCGGCAAGCGGTTCGTCGCGATCGACTCCACGCGCGGCGTCACCAAGGCCGACATGCGCGAGAACGACGCCCGGCCCGAGGTGCGGATCGACCCCGACAGCTTCGCCGTCCACATCGACGGCGAGCTCGTCGAGGCGGCGCCGGCCGTCGAACTGCCCATGGCCCAGCGTTACTTCCTCTTCTGA
- a CDS encoding subtype B tannase, translating to MALAGSLVLAAVAVPTSVVAAAPATGRGHTADPQDAALDFDSAAYTTITVTVDGRPMSVRWYKEICYVADPVTAAARQPGGPGGGTTTVPDTACGYQSMNVFVPESAFGDQRTPVYFAVDNSGWRASRIRASVTAGTSYSSSTSTVGAALKAGYVFVDVASRSRGLIGADGSAPGKAPAAVVDAKAAVRYLRLNDAAMPGSSERIVVNGTSGGGALVSILGASGNSAEYTPYLAAIGAAGIDARGRSTLRDDVFAVNAYCPITDLGNADIAYEWLYNVLATRDATGSNPSPEDATAIAAQFAAYEKSLGLRNPDGSRLTAATMLDTIEKEVIRSAETYLQADPAHTIPPLGGTFEITSGAPGGTPTTKSYVNDWIDVDTATGTVRSVDMAKYLAFVATQAKLKTTPAFDAVGVHGNTTSGTETDLFGPPTQTYMNYTEYGWNHNDVAGDGSGIDDTGLTWKQYTAKKSTTVDDQVHLINPMDFIGTSADTAPNWYVRHGTRDRDTAFTVSVNLDRALAADPQVRNLNHRLAWNQPHAGNYDVPEAMAWIADTVRKAGNPLAPRPKG from the coding sequence GTGGCGCTCGCGGGTTCCCTCGTGCTCGCGGCGGTCGCGGTGCCGACCTCCGTCGTGGCGGCGGCTCCCGCCACCGGCCGCGGTCACACGGCGGACCCCCAGGACGCCGCGCTCGACTTCGACTCCGCCGCGTACACGACGATCACCGTCACGGTCGACGGCCGGCCGATGAGCGTGCGCTGGTACAAGGAGATCTGTTACGTCGCCGACCCGGTCACCGCGGCGGCCCGGCAGCCCGGCGGCCCCGGTGGCGGCACCACCACGGTCCCCGACACCGCCTGCGGCTACCAGAGCATGAACGTGTTCGTCCCCGAGAGCGCCTTCGGCGACCAGCGGACGCCGGTCTACTTCGCGGTCGACAACAGTGGCTGGAGGGCGAGTCGTATACGGGCGAGCGTCACCGCCGGCACCTCCTACAGCAGCTCGACGAGCACCGTCGGTGCCGCCCTGAAGGCGGGTTACGTCTTCGTCGACGTCGCGAGCCGCAGTCGTGGGCTGATCGGCGCCGACGGCTCGGCCCCCGGCAAGGCCCCCGCGGCGGTGGTCGACGCCAAGGCCGCCGTGCGCTACCTGCGCCTCAACGATGCCGCGATGCCCGGCAGCTCGGAGCGGATCGTCGTCAACGGCACCAGCGGCGGCGGCGCACTGGTGTCGATCCTGGGCGCCTCCGGCAACAGCGCCGAGTACACCCCCTATCTCGCCGCGATCGGGGCGGCCGGCATCGACGCCAGGGGCCGCAGCACCCTGCGCGACGACGTCTTCGCCGTCAACGCGTACTGCCCGATCACCGACCTCGGCAACGCCGACATCGCCTACGAGTGGCTGTACAACGTTCTCGCCACCCGCGACGCCACCGGCTCGAACCCTTCCCCCGAGGACGCCACCGCGATCGCGGCGCAGTTCGCGGCGTACGAGAAGAGCCTCGGGCTGCGCAACCCCGACGGCTCCCGGCTCACCGCCGCCACCATGCTCGACACCATCGAGAAGGAGGTCATCCGCTCCGCCGAGACCTACCTCCAGGCGGATCCCGCCCACACCATTCCGCCGCTGGGCGGCACCTTCGAGATCACCTCCGGCGCCCCCGGAGGCACACCCACCACCAAGTCGTACGTCAACGACTGGATCGACGTCGACACCGCCACCGGCACGGTGCGCTCCGTCGACATGGCGAAGTACCTCGCCTTCGTCGCGACCCAGGCCAAGCTCAAGACGACCCCCGCCTTCGACGCGGTGGGCGTCCACGGCAACACCACCAGCGGCACCGAGACCGACCTCTTCGGCCCGCCGACCCAGACGTACATGAACTACACGGAGTACGGCTGGAACCACAACGACGTCGCCGGTGACGGCAGCGGCATCGACGACACCGGGCTGACCTGGAAGCAGTACACCGCGAAGAAGAGCACCACCGTCGACGACCAGGTCCACCTGATCAACCCGATGGACTTCATCGGCACGAGCGCCGACACCGCACCGAACTGGTACGTCCGCCACGGCACCCGCGACCGGGACACCGCGTTCACCGTCTCGGTCAACCTCGACCGGGCGCTCGCCGCGGACCCGCAGGTCAGGAACCTGAACCACCGGCTCGCCTGGAACCAGCCCCATGCCGGCAACTACGACGTCCCCGAGGCCATGGCCTGGATCGCCGACACCGTCCGCAAGGCCGGCAACCCGCTCGCCCCCCGGCCCAAGGGATAG
- a CDS encoding maleylpyruvate isomerase family mycothiol-dependent enzyme, whose translation MTDPELTADRGGRTGVWPLIRAERAALAADLAHLTDEQWAKPSLCTGLTVREVLAHITASASLDAVRWLAGVIRCRFDFDKQVAMRLAEQLGTTPAETLERFRRIVPSTTKPPLPALALLGETIVHGEDIRRPLGIRRDYPIGVVTQVAEYYRSSDLVVVAKGRIRGLRLAADDGPFTTGSGPLVSGPTLALTMAMTGRTTYCDDLEGDGVDILRSRGR comes from the coding sequence ATGACTGATCCGGAACTGACAGCGGACCGCGGCGGCAGGACCGGAGTCTGGCCCTTGATCCGCGCGGAGCGAGCGGCTCTGGCGGCCGATCTCGCGCATCTGACGGACGAGCAGTGGGCGAAGCCGTCGCTGTGCACCGGATTGACGGTGCGTGAGGTGTTGGCCCACATCACCGCGTCCGCGAGCCTTGACGCCGTGCGCTGGCTGGCCGGGGTGATCCGCTGCCGCTTCGACTTCGACAAACAGGTGGCCATGCGGCTGGCCGAACAACTGGGCACGACTCCGGCCGAGACCCTGGAGCGTTTCCGCCGCATCGTCCCGAGCACGACCAAGCCTCCCCTGCCCGCCCTGGCCCTGCTGGGCGAGACGATCGTGCACGGCGAAGACATCCGGCGCCCGCTGGGCATCCGCCGCGACTACCCGATCGGGGTCGTCACCCAGGTGGCCGAGTACTACCGGAGTTCTGACCTCGTGGTCGTCGCCAAGGGACGCATCCGCGGACTGAGACTCGCCGCGGACGACGGCCCCTTCACGACCGGTTCCGGGCCGCTCGTCTCCGGCCCCACCCTGGCCCTGACCATGGCCATGACCGGACGCACGACGTACTGCGACGACCTCGAAGGCGACGGTGTCGACATCCTCCGCAGCCGCGGCCGCTGA
- a CDS encoding MarR family winged helix-turn-helix transcriptional regulator, with translation MESLIGTTTDQAPANPAATDDMLATQPVGYWCGLTHTAVTQHLRDAMAKIDVTQPQYWVLNRVNGGPTAPSREEVVAQLTHLADGPHEIARVVDQLLHREWLRIDDGQRLHLTDAGEAARARLRELATEVRAVVHKNISDEEYVAALKVLRKMVANVEGDGTSGIRSDFAVS, from the coding sequence ATGGAATCGTTGATCGGAACCACCACTGACCAGGCGCCGGCGAACCCGGCCGCGACCGATGACATGCTGGCCACTCAGCCGGTCGGCTACTGGTGCGGGCTGACCCATACGGCCGTCACCCAGCATCTGCGTGACGCCATGGCCAAGATCGACGTCACGCAGCCGCAGTACTGGGTACTCAACCGCGTGAACGGCGGCCCCACGGCGCCGAGCCGTGAGGAGGTCGTCGCCCAGCTGACGCACCTTGCCGACGGGCCGCACGAGATCGCCAGGGTCGTCGACCAGTTGCTCCACCGCGAATGGCTCCGGATCGATGATGGGCAGCGCCTGCATCTCACGGATGCCGGGGAGGCCGCCCGAGCGCGGCTCCGTGAGCTGGCGACCGAGGTACGCGCCGTAGTCCACAAGAACATCAGCGACGAGGAGTACGTGGCCGCGCTCAAGGTACTGCGCAAGATGGTGGCCAATGTCGAGGGCGACGGGACTTCTGGAATCCGTTCTGATTTCGCGGTCTCGTGA
- a CDS encoding nuclear transport factor 2 family protein, whose product MSIAAPTNTRTVVEELLRRIGEGDPERIAELYAEQGDWKLGWPEAEHGRTATPWIRHRSTRADAAAHYRQLAEHHVPELVATEVERILIDGSDAVVLGEIRQTARPTGRAYQARFALHLTVEDGLVTRHHVYEDSLAVAQAFEAEK is encoded by the coding sequence ATGTCCATAGCCGCACCTACGAACACGCGTACTGTGGTTGAGGAGTTGCTGCGCAGAATCGGCGAGGGCGACCCCGAGCGCATCGCCGAGCTGTATGCCGAGCAGGGCGATTGGAAGCTTGGCTGGCCAGAGGCCGAACACGGTCGTACTGCCACGCCATGGATCCGTCACCGGTCCACCCGGGCCGACGCGGCCGCCCACTATCGTCAGCTTGCCGAGCACCACGTGCCGGAACTGGTGGCGACTGAGGTCGAGCGCATCCTTATCGATGGAAGCGACGCAGTCGTGCTCGGCGAGATCCGTCAGACCGCCCGGCCCACTGGACGTGCCTATCAGGCGCGGTTCGCTCTGCATCTCACCGTCGAAGACGGCCTTGTCACCCGGCACCATGTCTACGAGGACAGCCTGGCCGTCGCTCAGGCATTCGAGGCGGAGAAGTGA
- a CDS encoding NAD-dependent epimerase/dehydratase family protein translates to MTHAVVVGATGQIGRAAVGVLARDGWEVTALSRRGGRDEGWPDGVRVVRADREDDAALAAAVGDGCDVVVDVVAFGPRHARQLTSLAGRIGSAVVISSVSVYEDGQGRNFDTQHEPGGFPEYPVPLTEGQRTVRPGDTSYSTRKAALERELLAAGDRVPTTLLRAGAVHGPHCRTPRELYFVKRNLDGRRRRVLAFGGRSRFHPVSVHTVAELIRLAAARPGSRVLNAVDPDAPTVAEIARAIDAVMGRDVEDVLVDGPPPAPGVGDTPWTVPAPVVCGMAAAERELGYRPVTRYAETLPETVAWIEERLAGRDWREAYPKMVQAYGDLFDYAAEDAWLAARDV, encoded by the coding sequence ATGACACATGCTGTGGTGGTGGGAGCGACGGGGCAGATCGGACGGGCCGCGGTGGGCGTGCTGGCCCGGGACGGCTGGGAGGTGACGGCCCTCTCGCGCCGCGGCGGCCGGGACGAGGGCTGGCCGGACGGCGTGCGCGTGGTGCGCGCCGACCGGGAGGACGACGCCGCCCTGGCCGCCGCGGTGGGCGACGGCTGCGACGTGGTGGTGGACGTGGTGGCGTTCGGGCCGCGGCACGCGCGGCAGCTCACATCGCTGGCCGGCCGGATCGGGTCGGCCGTGGTGATCTCCAGCGTGTCGGTCTACGAGGACGGCCAGGGGCGCAACTTCGACACCCAGCACGAGCCGGGAGGCTTTCCCGAGTATCCGGTGCCGCTGACCGAGGGCCAGCGCACCGTCCGGCCGGGCGACACCTCGTACAGCACCCGCAAGGCGGCGCTGGAGCGGGAGCTGCTCGCCGCCGGTGACCGGGTGCCCACCACGCTGCTGCGCGCGGGCGCGGTCCACGGGCCGCACTGCCGGACGCCGCGCGAACTGTACTTCGTCAAGCGCAACCTCGACGGTCGGCGCCGCCGCGTGCTCGCCTTCGGCGGCCGGAGCCGGTTCCACCCGGTGAGCGTGCACACCGTGGCGGAGCTGATCCGGCTGGCCGCCGCGCGGCCGGGCAGCCGGGTCCTCAACGCCGTCGATCCCGACGCGCCGACCGTGGCGGAGATCGCCCGGGCGATCGACGCGGTGATGGGCCGGGACGTGGAGGACGTGCTGGTGGACGGACCACCGCCCGCCCCGGGGGTGGGCGACACGCCCTGGACGGTGCCGGCGCCCGTGGTCTGCGGCATGGCCGCCGCCGAGCGGGAGCTGGGCTACCGCCCGGTGACCCGGTACGCCGAGACGCTGCCGGAGACCGTCGCCTGGATCGAGGAGCGGCTGGCGGGCCGGGACTGGCGGGAGGCGTATCCGAAGATGGTCCAGGCGTACGGCGACCTGTTCGACTACGCGGCGGAGGACGCCTGGCTCGCCGCCCGGGACGTGTGA
- the ureG gene encoding urease accessory protein UreG, whose protein sequence is MHLDHSHDGPAAVGADAHRPDGTRRALRVGLGGPVGSGKTATVAALCRALRDELSLAVVTNDIYTREDAEFLLREAVLPPERISAVETGACPHTAIRDDISANLEAVEDLEEAVGPLDLILLESGGDNLTATFSKGLVDAQIFVIDVAGGDDIPRKGGPGVTTADLLVVNKTDLAPHVGSDLARMAADAKAQRGELPVVFQSLRGESGVRDVAGWVRERLAAWTA, encoded by the coding sequence ATGCATCTCGACCACTCCCACGACGGGCCGGCCGCTGTCGGCGCCGACGCGCACCGCCCCGACGGCACCCGCCGCGCCCTGCGCGTCGGCCTCGGCGGACCCGTCGGCTCCGGCAAGACGGCCACCGTGGCCGCCCTCTGCCGCGCGCTGCGCGACGAACTGTCCCTCGCCGTCGTCACCAACGACATCTACACGCGCGAGGACGCCGAGTTCCTGCTGCGCGAGGCGGTGCTGCCCCCGGAGCGGATCAGCGCCGTGGAGACCGGAGCCTGCCCGCACACCGCGATCCGGGACGACATCTCCGCCAACCTCGAAGCGGTCGAGGACCTGGAGGAGGCGGTCGGACCGCTGGACCTGATCCTGCTGGAGTCCGGCGGCGACAACCTCACCGCCACCTTCTCCAAGGGGCTGGTCGACGCGCAGATCTTCGTCATCGACGTGGCCGGCGGGGACGACATCCCCCGCAAGGGCGGACCCGGCGTCACCACCGCCGACCTGCTCGTCGTCAACAAGACCGACCTCGCGCCCCACGTCGGCTCCGACCTCGCCCGGATGGCCGCCGACGCCAAGGCCCAGCGCGGCGAACTCCCCGTCGTCTTCCAGTCGCTGCGCGGCGAGAGCGGCGTACGCGACGTCGCCGGCTGGGTGCGGGAGCGGCTGGCCGCGTGGACCGCATGA
- a CDS encoding urease accessory protein UreD, with product MTGTSVRAGARILARADGRGGTALPVLEGEGPLAPRRVRASGAEARVMLVGAMSGPLGGDHLTVTADVAEGARLRVGSSAATLALPGQNRGEAYYDVRLTVADGAELLWLPEQLISVRGSDLAVTTCVDLAPTARLVLREEQVLGRAGEEPGRLVSRLAVRIAGRCVLDQELACGPGAPGGWDGPAVLAGHRAVGQIVVVRPEFTERPPMARLPGDGAAVIPLAGPAALVTAVAPDALRLRRLLDEGLRSLD from the coding sequence ATGACCGGGACCAGCGTACGGGCCGGTGCGCGGATCCTCGCCCGGGCCGACGGGCGGGGCGGCACGGCCCTGCCGGTCCTGGAGGGCGAGGGACCGCTGGCGCCCCGGCGGGTCCGGGCGAGCGGCGCCGAGGCCCGTGTGATGCTCGTCGGCGCGATGAGCGGACCGCTGGGCGGCGACCACCTCACCGTGACGGCGGACGTGGCCGAAGGCGCCCGGCTGCGGGTCGGCTCGTCCGCCGCCACCCTCGCGCTGCCGGGGCAGAACCGGGGCGAGGCGTACTACGACGTCCGGCTGACCGTGGCGGACGGAGCCGAACTGCTGTGGCTGCCCGAGCAGTTGATATCCGTGCGGGGCAGCGACCTCGCCGTCACCACGTGCGTGGACCTCGCCCCCACCGCCCGGCTGGTGCTGCGTGAGGAACAGGTCCTCGGGCGGGCCGGAGAGGAACCGGGACGGCTCGTCAGCCGCCTCGCCGTCCGGATCGCCGGCCGGTGCGTCCTGGACCAGGAACTCGCCTGCGGGCCCGGAGCGCCGGGCGGCTGGGACGGGCCCGCCGTGCTGGCGGGCCACCGGGCGGTCGGGCAGATCGTCGTCGTCCGCCCCGAGTTCACCGAACGCCCGCCGATGGCGCGCCTGCCCGGTGACGGCGCCGCCGTGATCCCGCTCGCCGGGCCCGCCGCATTGGTCACGGCCGTCGCGCCGGACGCCCTGCGGCTCAGACGGCTGCTGGACGAGGGCCTGCGCTCCCTGGATTGA
- a CDS encoding urease accessory protein UreF produces the protein MSRSALLVLADGRFPAGGHAHSGGAEAAVRAGRITGAATLEDFCRGRLHTAGLVAAALAAAAALGADPAELDAAADARTPSPVLRTAARRLGRQLMRAARATWPSPELDALAGAFPKGAHQPVVLGLTARAAGLDAADAAYCAAYESVSGPATATVRLLSLDPFDATAVLARLAPELDGVADRAVRAARGALTEGTGALPAASAPLLEIAAEQHAAWPVRLFAS, from the coding sequence ATGTCCAGGTCGGCACTACTGGTCCTGGCCGACGGCCGCTTCCCCGCCGGAGGGCACGCGCACTCCGGCGGCGCCGAGGCGGCCGTACGGGCCGGGCGGATTACCGGGGCGGCGACCCTGGAGGACTTCTGCCGGGGACGGCTGCACACGGCCGGGCTGGTCGCCGCCGCACTCGCGGCCGCCGCCGCGCTCGGTGCCGATCCGGCGGAACTCGACGCCGCCGCCGACGCCCGCACGCCCTCTCCCGTGCTGCGCACCGCCGCCCGCAGGCTGGGCCGCCAGTTGATGCGGGCCGCCCGCGCGACCTGGCCATCACCGGAACTCGACGCACTGGCCGGTGCGTTCCCCAAGGGCGCCCACCAGCCGGTCGTCCTCGGGCTCACGGCACGGGCGGCGGGGCTCGACGCGGCGGACGCCGCCTACTGCGCGGCGTACGAGAGCGTGAGCGGGCCCGCCACCGCGACCGTGCGGCTGCTGAGCCTGGACCCCTTCGACGCCACCGCGGTGCTGGCCCGGCTGGCGCCGGAACTGGACGGCGTCGCCGACCGGGCGGTGCGGGCGGCGCGTGGGGCCCTCACCGAAGGGACCGGCGCCCTGCCCGCCGCCTCCGCGCCGCTGCTGGAGATCGCCGCGGAGCAGCACGCCGCGTGGCCCGTCCGCCTGTTCGCCTCCTAG
- a CDS encoding alpha/beta hydrolase, with amino-acid sequence MRKRTLRRRAGALGAAGALVTTTLISGAVTAPNASAQPAAPNASERPAAPTWHGQDREARGAAVAAARAAKAGIDWRDCPADWNLPKPIQCGWVTVPLDYAKPNGKQIRLAVDRIGNTGTKDERQGALIYNPGGPGGSGLRFPTRVTNKNAVWAKAARAYDFVGFDPRGVGKSAPISCVDPQEFVKAPKMDPVPDSEADKLAQRKLAREYAEGCHERSGAMLPHMTTPNTARDLDVIRAALGEKKLNYLGVSYGTYLGAVYGTLFPGHVRRMVVDSVVNPSREKIWYQANLDQDVAFETRWQDWQDWVAKNDATFHLGDTRAEVQAQWLKLRAAAKENPIGGVVGPAELIGFFQSAPYYDSAWVSVATVFSKYVAGDTQALVDAAAPDLSDTAGNAASENGNAVYTAVECADAKWPTDWRTWDRDNTRLHQDHPFLTWSNAWMNLPCATWPVQQNTPVDVKTGKGLPPVLIVQSERDAATPYGGAVELHQRFKGSRLITERDAGSHGVTGLVNPCVNDRVDTYLLTGEVDSRDVTCAPHATPKP; translated from the coding sequence TTGAGGAAGAGAACACTGCGGCGCAGGGCGGGGGCGCTCGGCGCGGCCGGGGCGCTCGTCACCACGACGCTGATATCCGGGGCCGTCACGGCGCCCAACGCGAGCGCGCAGCCGGCCGCGCCCAACGCGAGCGAGCGGCCGGCCGCGCCCACCTGGCACGGCCAGGACCGCGAGGCCCGCGGCGCGGCGGTCGCCGCCGCCCGCGCAGCCAAGGCCGGGATCGACTGGCGGGACTGCCCCGCCGACTGGAACCTGCCCAAGCCGATCCAGTGCGGCTGGGTCACCGTGCCGCTCGACTACGCCAAGCCGAACGGCAAGCAGATCCGGCTCGCCGTCGACCGCATCGGCAACACCGGGACCAAGGACGAGCGGCAGGGCGCGCTCATCTACAACCCCGGCGGCCCCGGCGGTTCCGGCCTGCGCTTCCCCACCCGTGTGACCAACAAGAACGCCGTCTGGGCGAAGGCGGCCCGGGCCTACGACTTCGTCGGCTTCGACCCGCGCGGCGTCGGCAAGTCGGCGCCCATCTCCTGCGTCGACCCCCAGGAGTTCGTCAAGGCGCCCAAGATGGACCCGGTGCCCGACTCCGAGGCCGACAAGCTGGCCCAGCGCAAGCTGGCCCGCGAGTACGCCGAGGGCTGCCACGAGCGCAGCGGCGCCATGCTGCCGCACATGACCACGCCGAACACCGCGCGCGACCTCGACGTCATCCGCGCCGCGCTCGGCGAGAAGAAGCTCAACTACCTCGGCGTCTCCTACGGCACCTACCTCGGCGCCGTCTACGGCACCCTCTTCCCCGGCCATGTGCGCCGCATGGTCGTCGACAGCGTCGTCAACCCCTCCCGCGAGAAGATCTGGTACCAGGCCAACCTGGACCAGGACGTCGCCTTCGAGACCCGCTGGCAGGACTGGCAGGACTGGGTGGCGAAGAACGACGCCACCTTCCACCTCGGTGACACCCGCGCCGAGGTCCAGGCCCAGTGGCTGAAGCTGCGCGCCGCCGCGAAGGAGAACCCGATCGGCGGGGTCGTCGGCCCGGCCGAGCTGATCGGCTTCTTCCAGAGCGCCCCGTACTACGACTCCGCCTGGGTCTCCGTCGCCACCGTCTTCAGCAAGTACGTCGCCGGCGACACCCAGGCCCTCGTCGACGCCGCCGCGCCCGACCTGTCCGACACCGCGGGCAACGCCGCCTCCGAGAACGGCAACGCCGTCTACACGGCCGTCGAGTGCGCCGACGCCAAGTGGCCCACCGACTGGCGGACGTGGGACCGGGACAACACCCGGCTGCACCAGGACCACCCGTTCCTGACCTGGTCCAACGCCTGGATGAACCTGCCGTGCGCCACCTGGCCCGTCCAGCAGAACACCCCGGTGGACGTGAAGACCGGCAAGGGCCTGCCGCCGGTGCTGATCGTCCAGTCCGAGCGGGACGCCGCCACCCCGTACGGGGGCGCCGTCGAACTGCACCAGCGGTTCAAGGGATCCCGCCTGATCACCGAGCGCGACGCCGGGTCCCACGGCGTCACCGGTCTGGTCAACCCGTGTGTCAACGACCGGGTGGACACCTACCTGCTCACCGGCGAGGTGGACAGCCGGGACGTGACCTGCGCCCCGCACGCCACGCCGAAGCCGTAG
- a CDS encoding lysophospholipid acyltransferase family protein has protein sequence MFYHLLKYVLLGPLLRLAFRPRIEGLDHVPSSGAAIVAGNHLSFSDHFLMPAVLKRRITFLAKAEYFTGPGLKGRLTAAFFRSAGQIPVDRSGKEAGQAAIREGLGVLDRGELLGVYPEGTRSHDGRLYKGKVGVAVMALKAGVPVVPCAMIGTFEAQPPGKTVPRVRPVTIRFGEPLDFSRYAGMEHEKAVLRAVTDEIMSAILSLSGQEYVDRYAADVKAAEAERERAARSRRPRRTPRG, from the coding sequence GTGTTCTACCACCTGCTCAAGTACGTGCTGCTGGGCCCGTTGCTGCGGCTGGCCTTCCGCCCTCGGATCGAAGGGCTGGACCATGTGCCGTCGTCGGGGGCGGCGATCGTCGCCGGAAACCATCTGTCCTTCTCGGACCATTTCCTCATGCCCGCCGTGCTCAAGCGGCGGATCACCTTCCTGGCGAAGGCCGAGTATTTCACGGGGCCCGGCCTCAAGGGCAGGCTGACCGCGGCGTTCTTCCGCAGCGCCGGGCAGATCCCGGTCGACCGTTCCGGCAAGGAGGCCGGGCAGGCCGCCATCCGGGAGGGACTCGGGGTGCTGGACAGGGGCGAGTTGCTCGGCGTCTACCCGGAGGGGACGCGCTCGCACGACGGCCGGCTGTACAAGGGCAAGGTGGGCGTGGCGGTGATGGCCCTGAAGGCCGGGGTGCCGGTGGTGCCCTGCGCGATGATCGGCACGTTCGAGGCGCAACCGCCGGGCAAGACGGTACCGCGCGTCCGCCCCGTGACCATCCGCTTCGGCGAGCCGCTGGACTTCTCCCGGTACGCCGGGATGGAGCACGAGAAGGCCGTCCTGCGTGCGGTCACCGACGAGATCATGTCCGCGATCCTGTCGCTGTCCGGGCAGGAGTACGTCGACCGGTACGCGGCCGACGTCAAGGCCGCGGAGGCGGAGCGGGAGCGGGCGGCGAGGTCGCGCCGGCCGCGGCGGACACCGCGCGGTTAG